From a region of the Phaseolus vulgaris cultivar G19833 chromosome 6, P. vulgaris v2.0, whole genome shotgun sequence genome:
- the LOC137832656 gene encoding external alternative NAD(P)H-ubiquinone oxidoreductase B2, mitochondrial-like — MSSVTFLQRLSGAFRENQSHFKLVLLCTAVSGGGLLAYGESVAPEEAITEKKKVVVLGTGWASTSFLKNLNNPKYDVQVVSPRNYFAFTPLLPSVTCGTVEARSIVEPIRNIFKKKKVDVQFSEAECFKIDAENRKVYCRSSLNNNLNGQEEFVVDYDYLIIAVGANVNTFNTPGVMENCHFLKEVEDAQKIRRTVIDCFERANLPDVSEDEKKRILHFAIVGGGPTGVEFAASLHDFVNEDLVRLYPGIKDLVKITLLEAADHILGMFDKRITVFAEDKFRRDGIDVKTGSMVVKVSEKEISTKELKNGGETKTIPYGMAVWSTGIGTRPFIKDFMTQIGQASRRAVATDEWLRVEGCNNVYALGDCATINQRKVTEDIAAIFKKADKNNSGTLTVKEFQEVMKDISERYPQVELYLKNKQMRNIADLLKEAKGDDKKESIELNIEELKTALSNVDSQMKFLPATAQVASQQGTYLATCFNRMEECEKNPEGPLRFRGEGRHRFKPFRYKHLGQFAPLGGEQTAAQLPGDWVSIGHSSQWLWYSVYASKQVSWRTKALVVSDWTRRFIFGRDSSSI, encoded by the exons atgtctagCGTCACTTTCTTGCAGCGTCTCTCTGGCGCTTTCCGTGAAAACCAGTCACATTTTAAGCTTGTGCTCCTTTGCACCGCCGTAAG TGGTGGTGGTCTTTTGGCTTATGGTGAGAGTGTTGCACCTGAAGAGGCAATTACTGAGAAGAAAAAGGTGGTGGTTCTGGGAACTGGTTGGGCATCCACAAGTTTCTTGAAGAATCTGAACAATCCGAAATATGATGTTCAAGTGGTTTCGCCGCGGAATTACTTTGCTTTCACTCCTTTGCTGCCCAGCGTTACTTGCGGGACCGTCGAAGCACGCAGCATTGTTGAACCCATCCGCAATATTTTTAAGAAG AAAAAGGTCGATGTACAATTCAGTGAAGCAGAATGTTTCAAGATTGATGCAGAAAATAGGAAAGTTTATTGTCGATCAAGTTTGAACAATAATTTGAATGGGCAAGAAGAATTCGTCGTGGATTATGACTACTTAATAATTGCCGTGGGCGCTAATGTCAACACATTTAATACTCCAGGAGTGATGGAGAATTGCCATTTTTTGAAG GAAGTTGAAGATGCTCAAAAGATTAGAAGAACAGTTATTGACTGCTTCGAGAGAGCAAATTTGCCTGATGTAAGTGAAGATGAGAAGAAGAGAATTCTTCATTTTGCTATTGTTGGAGGTGGACCAACTGGAGTGGAGTTTGCAGCCTCACTTCATGATTTTGTCAATGAAGATTTGGTGCGTTTATATCCTGGGATAAAAGATTTGGTTAAAATTACTCTTCTGGAGGCTGCAGATCATATCTTGGGCAT GTTTGACAAGAGAATCACTGTTTTTGCTGAAGACAAGTTTCGAAGAGATGGGATTGATGTGAAAACAGGATCCATGGTTGTCAAGGTATCTGAGAAAGAAATTTCAACTAAAGAACTGAAAAATGGAGGAGAGACTAAGACAATACCGTATGGAATGGCTGTCTGGTCAACTGGTATTGGCACTCGTCCATTTATTAAAGATTTTATGACTCAAATCGGCCAG GCTAGCAGGCGTGCCGTAGCTACTGACGAATGGTTGAGAGTTGAAGGGTGCAACAATGTGTATGCACTCGGTGATTGTGCTACGATAAACCAGAGAAAAGTCACG GAAGATATTGCGGCTATCTTTAAGAAGGCTGACAAAAACAATTCTGGAACACTAACGGTTAAAGAATTTCAAGAGGTCATGAAAGACATCAGTGAAAGATACCCTCAGGTTGAGCTATATCTGAAGAATAAGCAAATGCGCAACATTGCTGATTTATTGAAGGAAGCCAAGGGGGATGATAAAAAGGAATCAATTGAACTGAATATTGAAGAACTTAAAACAGCACTTTCCAACGTGGATTCTCAAATGAAATTTCTTCCTGCTACAGCCCAG GTTGCATCTCAGCAAGGTACATACCTGGCCACGTGTTTTAACCGGATGGAAGAGTGTGAAAAAAATCCAGAGGGTCCTCTCAGGTTCAGGGGAGAAGGTCGCCATCGGTTCAAACCCTTTAG GTACAAGCATTTAGGTCAATTCGCTCCTTTAGGAGGAGAGCAGACAGCAGCCCAACTTCCTGGAGATTGGGTTTCAATTGGTCATAGCAGTCAATGGTTGTGGTATTCTGTCTATGCAAG CAAGCAAGTAAGTTGGCGCACAAAAGCATTGGTAGTTTCAGACTGGACAAGACGTTTTATTTTTGGAAGGGACTCCAGTAGCATCTGA
- the LOC137832657 gene encoding vacuolar protein 8-like — translation MADTAGSGHRRVMTLISSLVSLSLSIRVFAGKWQLIRSRLEELCSALVAGDSTSLSSELPAINGTVEECHELARRCLDLSYSGKLLMQSDLDLTLGKLEAHVKKLSEIFKKRVSRHGYAVVVSRPGFGAGKDDMRFYLRDLMTRMKVGDLGMRKQALMNLHEVVVENDLYVKLVVDVSEFVHLLVDFLGCNEVEIVEEAAKVVSVVAGFDFCKGVLVGAGVIGPLIRILECGSEVGKIAVVRCLCRLTENSDNAWCVSAHGGVTVLFRICESAECKGELVGAACGVLRNLCGVEEIKRFMVEEGVVSTFLKLVRSKDEVVQVSSIELIQNIASGDELVRQMVVREGGVRVLLRVLDPKWTCSSKTREVVMRAIENLCFSLPSCVSLLLSYGFVDHLMYYVRNGEVSIQELGLKVAFRLCEASEEAKKALGDAGFMAELVKFLNAKSFEVREMAAEALSGMVMVAKNRKRFVQDDQSIALLLQLLDPGEGNSGNKKLLISILMSLTSCNSGRKKIVSSGYAKNIERLAEAEVSSDAKRLVRKLATNRFRSMLSGIWHS, via the coding sequence ATGGCTGACACCGCCGGCTCCGGTCACCGGCGAGTTATGACGCTCATCTCTTCCCTCGTCTCCCTCTCTCTTTCCATCAGAGTCTTCGCCGGAAAGTGGCAGCTTATTCGGAGCAGGCTGGAGGAGCTCTGTTCGGCACTCGTTGCCGGCGACTCCACTTCACTCTCAAGCGAGCTCCCGGCGATAAATGGCACGGTGGAGGAGTGCCACGAGCTGGCGAGGCGGTGCTTGGATCTGTCCTACAGCGGGAAGCTCTTGATGCAGAGCGACTTGGACCTGACTTTGGGGAAGTTGGAAGCGCACGTGAAGAAGCTATCCGAGATATTCAAGAAGCGTGTGTCGAGGCATGGCTACGCTGTTGTGGTTTCAAGGCCTGGTTTTGGAGCTGGCAAAGATGACATGAGGTTCTACTTAAGGGACTTAATGACTCGAATGAAGGTTGGTGATTTGGGAATGAGGAAGCAGGCATTGATGAACCTGCATGAGGTTGTTGTGGAGAATGATTTGTATGTGAAGTTGGTTGTTGATGTTTCTGAGTTTGTTCACTTGTTGGTGGATTTTCTGGGTTGTAATGAGGTTGAGATTGTTGAGGAGGCTGCGAAGGTTGTTTCTGTCGTTGCGGGTTTTGATTTTTGTAAAGGGGTTTTGGTTGGTGCTGGAGTTATTGGGCCTTTAATTCGGATTTTGGAATGTGGGAGTGAAGTGGGAAAGATTGCTGTTGTGAGGTGTCTGTGTAGACTGACCGAGAATTCGGATAATGCTTGGTGTGTTTCAGCTCATGGAGGTGTAACTGTCCTGTTTAGGATTTGTGAGAGTGCAGAGTGTAAAGGAGAATTGGTTGGTGCTGCTTGTGGGGTGTTGAGGAATCTTTGTGGGGTTGAGGAAATCAAGAGGTTTATGGTTGAGGAGGGCGTAGTTTCCACGTTTTTGAAGCTTGTAAGGTCTAAGGATGAAGTAGTTCAAGTTAGTTCTATTGAGTTGATTCAGAACATTGCCTCTGGTGATGAGTTAGTTAGGCAGATGGTGGTTAGAGAAGGAGGGGTTCGTGTTCTTTTGCGTGTTTTGGATCCAAAGTGGACGTGCTCGTCTAAAACAAGAGAGGTTGTGATGAGGGCTATTGAgaatttgtgtttttctttgcCTAGTTGTGTTAGTCTTTTGCTGAGTTATGGCTTTGTGGATCACTTGATGTACTATGTTCGAAATGGGGAGGTATCGATTCAGGAGTTGGGGCTGAAGGTAGCGTTCAGATTGTGTGAAGCATCTGAGGAGGCCAAGAAGGCATTAGGTGATGCAGGGTTCATGGCCGAGCTTGTGAAGTTTCTAAATGCGAAATCGTTTGAAGTTCGTGAAATGGCAGCAGAGGCACTCTCTGGCATGGTTATGGTAGCTAAAAACAGGAAGAGGTTTGTGCAGGATGACCAAAGCATTGCCCTTCTCCTGCAATTGCTGGATCCAGGGGAGGGAAATTCTGGTAATAAAAAGTTGTTGATCTCTATTTTGATGTCACTAACAAGCTGCAACAGTGGCAGGAAGAAAATTGTGAGTTCCGGGTATGCCAAAAACATAGAGAGGCTTGCAGAAGCTGAGGTTTCTTCCGATGCCAAGAGGCTCGTCAGGAAGCTAGCCACAAACCGGTTCCGCAGTATGTTGAGTGGAATCTGGCACTCTtga
- the LOC137832655 gene encoding uncharacterized protein, with protein MENDNKFLPQIKFIVNFLCTQTLSFLSVHSSQPLFSCILTFCFLILLYLPRLFWKIVLSPVLILSGILLLLLLRLGAIQRSQNEESEIPVEREPVANKENRGNREEKQGNPVEPVEADTLDHVYRWVTSQSQPEFKSQTGFRSSSRFDESFMEWNVKAPLEVIYEGEETEQDRSGDHGEGIFRYPSLSRYYPETDSDSSSESGFPATDNMCFRWDEEDREGLIEIALDGCKKKEVGFQFEEENLIEIDISPKRHGEFSGEDDPFSGEICCN; from the coding sequence ATGGAGAACGACAATAAATTTCTTCCACAAATCAAGTTCATTGTCAACTTCTTATGCACCCAAACACTTTCCTTTCTCTCTGTTCACTCTTCCCAACCTCTGTTTTCATGCATTCTCACTTTCTGTTTCTTGATTCTCCTTTATTTGCCTCGTCTGTTTTGGAAGATAGTCTTGTCGCCGGTTCTCATTCTCTCCGGGATTCTCTTGCTCCTTCTCCTCCGTCTCGGTGCAATTCAGAGGTCTCAAAATGAAGAGAGCGAAATCCCGGTTGAACGCGAACCCGTTGCCAACAAAGAAAACAGGGGAAACAGAGAGGAGAAACAGGGGAACCCCGTTGAGCCGGTGGAAGCCGATACTCTCGACCATGTTTACAGGTGGGTAACCAGCCAATCTCAACCAGAGTTCAAATCACAAACGGGTTTTCGGTCAAGTTCGCGTTTTGACGAGTCTTTCATGGAATGGAACGTGAAAGCGCCGTTGGAGGTTATATATGAAGGTGAAGAAACAGAGCAGGATCGGAGTGGGGATCATGGCGAGGGAATTTTCAGGTACCCGTCGTTATCACGCTACTACCCGGAGACTGACTCGGATAGCTCGTCGGAGAGTGGGTTTCCGGCGACCGATAACATGTGCTTCCGGTGGGACGAGGAAGACAGAGAAGGGTTGATTGAAATAGCTCTGGATGGTTGCAAGAAGAAGGAGGTGGGGTTTCAGTTCGAGGAGGAGAATTTGATCGAGATTGATATTTCTCCGAAGAGGCACGGGGAATTTTCCGGCGAGGATGACCCATTTTCCGGTGAGATTTGTTGCAACTAG